In Synechocystis sp. PCC 6714, the following are encoded in one genomic region:
- a CDS encoding sensor histidine kinase KdpD — MASHPIPLEQSLMELVCHPPAHESVPPLLAERLGQALGAAGVVWVVGQGQPWFWCPEKSHGRWPGGDFWQGCHSQTLEAIANGRALILAGEDWPELQEFFHLHSPRIEAIKTSFQRKENGWVIMVGDPQTMGNSARKNQSFPLQSLQDSLGVINQLLLETDLPKDELLENFPMAGIYDPGVICAPYMSRSFFEKSPILRIWYEASRQQLEQQKQWNENLINNIVTTMSDQTRNPLANIRMVVATLRTSTPTPEKLAQRLAILEQEWHKLNEINGKILQLRQLKQEQNSLQLQDFDAIPLLKKAIHQHQWEKKNQGIAMEFHCPGEIYLVKADSVSLGQIFQELLINAQKFAPASSVVTITIDNYDQTLIQGTRMVKFTFSNQTNAMDNKNLEYLFDPFYREQWVIDSAIAGIGLGLTIVRTLIEQLNGKISVVGEPSSQPGQSVITFTLMIPGSGATE, encoded by the coding sequence ATGGCATCTCACCCTATTCCCCTCGAACAATCGCTCATGGAGCTGGTTTGTCATCCCCCAGCCCACGAATCGGTGCCCCCACTATTGGCGGAAAGGTTGGGACAAGCCTTAGGGGCGGCAGGGGTTGTCTGGGTGGTTGGCCAAGGACAGCCTTGGTTTTGGTGTCCAGAGAAAAGCCATGGCCGTTGGCCAGGTGGGGATTTTTGGCAGGGTTGCCACTCCCAAACCCTAGAGGCGATCGCCAATGGACGGGCACTGATTTTAGCGGGGGAGGATTGGCCGGAGCTACAGGAATTTTTTCATCTACATTCTCCTAGGATAGAAGCCATTAAAACTTCTTTTCAAAGGAAAGAAAATGGTTGGGTGATAATGGTTGGTGACCCCCAGACTATGGGCAACTCTGCAAGAAAAAATCAGTCATTTCCTCTACAAAGCCTACAAGATAGTTTGGGGGTTATTAATCAACTGCTATTGGAAACTGATCTGCCCAAGGATGAATTGTTGGAAAATTTCCCCATGGCAGGCATCTACGATCCAGGGGTAATTTGCGCCCCCTATATGTCCCGTAGTTTTTTTGAAAAGAGCCCCATTTTAAGAATTTGGTATGAAGCTAGTCGGCAACAGCTAGAGCAACAAAAACAATGGAATGAAAACTTAATTAACAACATTGTTACCACTATGAGTGACCAAACTCGTAACCCTTTAGCGAATATTCGCATGGTGGTGGCAACCTTACGTACCAGTACTCCCACCCCGGAAAAATTAGCGCAAAGATTGGCTATTCTTGAGCAAGAATGGCATAAATTGAACGAAATTAATGGCAAGATTTTACAGTTACGTCAACTTAAGCAAGAACAAAATTCGTTACAATTGCAGGATTTTGACGCCATTCCCTTACTCAAAAAAGCTATCCATCAGCACCAATGGGAGAAAAAGAACCAAGGGATAGCCATGGAATTCCATTGCCCAGGGGAAATTTATTTAGTTAAAGCAGATTCTGTTTCCCTGGGGCAAATTTTCCAAGAATTGTTAATCAACGCTCAAAAATTTGCTCCGGCTAGTAGTGTTGTTACTATTACCATAGACAATTATGACCAGACTCTAATCCAAGGAACAAGAATGGTCAAATTTACCTTTAGTAACCAGACTAACGCCATGGATAATAAGAATTTGGAATATTTGTTTGATCCGTTTTATCGGGAGCAATGGGTAATTGATTCGGCGATCGCCGGCATAGGGCTAGGCTTGACCATTGTCCGCACTTTAATCGAACAGCTCAATGGTAAGATTAGCGTTGTTGGGGAGCCCTCCAGCCAGCCAGGCCAAAGCGTGATAAC
- the rpaA gene encoding two component system response regulator RpaA → MPRILIIDDDPAISDLVSINLEMAGYDVQQAMDGIKGQALAVQLQPDLIMLDLMLPKVDGFTVCQRLRRDDRTADIPVLMLTALGQIQDKIQGFDSGADDYLTKPFDVEEMLARVRALLRRTDRIPQAAKHSEILNQGPLTLVPERFEAIWFGKSIKLTHLEFELLHCLLQRHGQTVSPSDILREVWGYEPDDDIETIRVHIRHLRTKLEPNPRRPRFIKTVYGAGYCLELSIEEGSSTPA, encoded by the coding sequence ATGCCCCGAATACTGATCATCGATGACGACCCCGCAATCTCAGATTTAGTCTCCATTAATCTAGAAATGGCGGGCTACGATGTCCAGCAGGCGATGGATGGCATTAAGGGTCAGGCGTTGGCGGTGCAGCTGCAACCGGATTTGATCATGTTGGATTTGATGTTACCCAAAGTGGATGGATTTACCGTCTGTCAACGTTTGCGGCGGGATGACCGCACTGCCGATATTCCAGTGTTAATGCTAACGGCGTTGGGACAGATCCAGGATAAGATCCAAGGCTTTGACTCTGGGGCCGATGATTATCTGACTAAGCCCTTTGACGTGGAAGAAATGCTCGCTAGGGTGAGAGCCCTTTTGCGGCGCACCGATCGCATTCCCCAGGCCGCTAAACATTCGGAAATTCTCAACCAAGGGCCCCTGACCTTAGTACCGGAAAGATTTGAGGCCATTTGGTTTGGCAAAAGTATTAAGTTGACCCATTTGGAGTTTGAATTGCTCCATTGCCTACTGCAACGCCATGGGCAGACGGTTTCCCCCAGTGATATTTTGCGAGAAGTGTGGGGCTATGAACCGGATGATGATATTGAGACCATTCGGGTACATATTCGCCATCTCCGCACTAAGTTGGAACCAAATCCCCGCCGGCCTCGCTTTATCAAAACGGTCTATGGGGCGGGCTATTGCTTGGAACTTTCCATAGAGGAGGGAAGTAGCACTCCTGCATAG
- a CDS encoding ParA family protein encodes MSTPKILAVVNGKGGVGKTTTAVNLAAILAEKLSVLLVDADPQGSASWWVERSEEKMGFQLSRENNPRVLMDLPQANNYQIIVVDTPPALRSEALKTVIRLADYLVLPTPPAPMDLTALIDTVKTAVNPLQVAHRVLLTKVDSRSLNETLEAQNTLLQLGIPAYHAFVRSYKAHERSVLDGVAITQWKGKHAKEAQSDYRRVADELLRELL; translated from the coding sequence GTGTCAACACCAAAGATTTTGGCAGTAGTTAACGGCAAGGGCGGCGTTGGCAAAACCACAACCGCAGTTAACCTGGCCGCGATTCTGGCGGAAAAGCTCTCAGTACTTTTAGTGGACGCAGATCCCCAAGGCTCTGCCAGTTGGTGGGTGGAGCGCAGTGAAGAAAAAATGGGTTTCCAGCTCAGCCGGGAAAATAATCCCCGGGTATTGATGGATTTACCCCAGGCGAATAACTATCAAATCATTGTGGTGGATACTCCCCCGGCTCTCCGTTCCGAGGCCTTAAAAACGGTTATTCGTTTAGCGGATTATTTAGTCCTGCCCACTCCTCCGGCCCCCATGGATTTAACTGCGTTGATCGACACAGTCAAGACTGCCGTCAATCCCCTACAGGTGGCCCATCGGGTGCTGTTGACTAAAGTGGACTCCCGTAGCCTTAATGAAACCCTAGAAGCCCAAAACACCCTTTTGCAATTGGGTATTCCCGCTTACCACGCCTTTGTGCGTAGCTATAAGGCCCATGAACGATCAGTATTGGATGGGGTGGCCATTACCCAGTGGAAAGGTAAACACGCTAAGGAAGCCCAATCAGATTATCGTCGGGTGGCGGACGAACTTTTGCGGGAATTACTCTAG